One genomic region from Leishmania mexicana MHOM/GT/2001/U1103 complete genome, chromosome 15 encodes:
- a CDS encoding heat shock protein HslVU, ATPase subunit HslU,putative produces MRPRELMKELDRYIVGQSEAKKAVSVALRNRWRRHQVPSDIREEIAPKNILMIGPTGVGKTEIARRLAKLVDAPFVKVEATKFTEVGFHGRDVESIIEDLYKASLSQTKQNIRRQHEEEAKLKAEDRILKSLAGVSDGFREHLRSGALDDIEVMVELQEKKEKPKTASGEGVFISLDIPSMMGGQRQQTVKKVMKIKDAFPAVLQEELDKMMDTEDVTAEALRACEEDGIVVIDEIDKIVTAAGGYKGHQASAEGVQQDLLPLVEGTTVSTKFNVQVRTDKILFICSGAFHSVKPSDMLAELQGRLPIRVELQQLSKEDFHRIITEPRFNLIAQHKAMMATEGVDLIFEDDALWEIASIAAYINSTVQNIGARRLITITEKVVEEISFEGPERRSEKFVIDAAYVKKAVDKMVKKVDIKKFIL; encoded by the coding sequence ATGCGTCCACGCGAGTTGATGAAGGAGCTGGACCGCTACATTGTGGGCCAGAGCGAGGCTAAGAAGGCTGTGTcagtggcgctgcgcaatcggtggcgccgccaccaggTGCCGAGCGACATACGCGAGGAGATCGCGCCAAAAAATATTCTGATGATTGGCCCGACCGGCGTGGGCAAGACGGAGATTGCCCGCCGCCTCGCCAAGCTCGTAGATGCTCCGTTCGTCAAGGTGGAGGCCACCAAGTTCACAGAGGTCGGCTTCCACGGCCGCGACGTGGAGAGCATCATCGAGGACCTCTATAAGGCCTCCTTGTCGCAGACAAAGCAGAACATCCGTCGCCAgcatgaggaggaggcgaagtTGAAGGCGGAGGACCGCATTCTTAAGTCCTTGGCCGGTGTGTCGGACGGCTTCCGCGAGCACCTGCGCAGCGGGGCATTGGACGACATCGAGGTCATGGTTGAGCTTCAAGAGAAGAAAGAGAAACCCAAGACAGCGAGCGGCGAGGGTGTCTTCATCTCTCTCGACATCCCTTCCATGATGGgcgggcagcgccagcagacTGTGAAGAAGGTGATGAAGATCAAGGACGCTTTCCcggctgtgctgcaggaAGAGCTGGACAAGATGATGGACACCGAGGACGtcacggcggaggcgctgcgcgcctgcgaggaggacggcatCGTTGTCATCGACGAGATCGACAAGatcgtgacggcggcgggcgggTACAAGGGTCACCAAGCCTCTGCCGAGGGCGTCCAGCAGGATCTGCTACCGTTGGTAGAGGGCACCACGGTGTCGACGAAGTTTAATGTGCAGGTGAGGACGGACAAGATTTTGTTTatctgcagcggcgccttccACAGCGTTAAGCCGTCCGACatgctggcggagctgcagggcCGTCTGCCCATCCGCGTCGAGCTCCAGCAACTGAGTAAGGAGGACTTTCACCGCATCATCACCGAGCCCCGTTTCAACCTCATTGCGCAACACAAGGCTATGATGGCTACCGAGGGCGTCGACCTCATCTTTGAAGACGACGCGCTCTGGGAGATTGCTAGCATCGCCGCCTACATCAACTCGACAGTGCAGAACATCggcgcgcgccgcctcatcACGATCACGGAGAAGGTTGTTGAGGAGATCAGCTTCGAGGGGCCGGAGCGGAGGAGCGAGAAGTTCGTCATTGACGCCGCGTACGTCAAGAAGGCTGTGGACAAGATGGTCAAGAAGGTGGACATCAAGAAGTTCATCTTGTGA